A stretch of Rhizobium sp. TH2 DNA encodes these proteins:
- a CDS encoding Gfo/Idh/MocA family protein — MAKGWLKAIATNENLSDRAKIIGLVDLDVETARKLAEECSLGDVPLFTDLDAALTQLKPDLLFDIVIPVARRAVVEAGLRHGCHVLSEKPMANSIEDARHLIAKASEAGRIHAVVQNRRYIPGIRRLRAFIESGAIGELTGLHADFFIGAHFGGFREDMDNVLLLDMAIHTFDAARFVSGKVPEAVYCHETNPAGSWYRTGASAFAIFEMSDDVRFTYRGSWCAEGANTSWESQWRITGTKGTVMWDGKDLFDAHRVASDDGFLREQEEISVSGTVNVSETEGHASVIAAFLDGIDNGTAPETRAEDNIRSLAMVMGAIESARTGQRVMIREG; from the coding sequence ATGGCCAAAGGCTGGCTGAAGGCGATAGCCACAAACGAGAACCTTTCAGATCGCGCGAAGATTATCGGGTTGGTCGATCTCGATGTTGAGACCGCGCGCAAGCTCGCCGAAGAATGCAGTCTGGGCGACGTGCCGCTTTTCACCGATCTCGATGCCGCGCTCACCCAACTCAAGCCTGATCTGCTGTTCGACATCGTCATACCCGTTGCGCGCCGCGCCGTGGTCGAGGCGGGATTGCGTCATGGCTGCCACGTGCTGTCCGAAAAGCCGATGGCGAATTCCATCGAGGACGCACGCCATCTCATTGCCAAGGCCAGCGAAGCCGGCCGTATCCACGCCGTCGTCCAGAACCGCCGCTATATCCCGGGCATCCGCCGTCTGCGCGCCTTCATCGAAAGCGGCGCGATCGGTGAGCTTACCGGCCTGCATGCGGATTTCTTCATCGGTGCTCATTTCGGTGGTTTCCGCGAGGACATGGACAATGTCCTGCTGCTCGACATGGCGATCCACACATTCGACGCCGCACGCTTCGTGTCGGGCAAGGTCCCGGAGGCTGTCTATTGCCATGAGACCAATCCGGCGGGATCTTGGTACCGGACCGGCGCATCGGCCTTCGCGATTTTCGAGATGAGCGACGATGTGCGCTTCACATATCGCGGCTCGTGGTGCGCCGAGGGCGCCAATACGAGCTGGGAAAGCCAGTGGCGCATCACCGGCACCAAGGGCACGGTGATGTGGGACGGCAAGGATTTGTTCGATGCGCACCGCGTGGCGTCCGACGACGGCTTCCTTCGCGAGCAGGAGGAAATTTCCGTGTCCGGGACCGTAAACGTTTCCGAAACCGAAGGGCATGCCAGCGTGATCGCGGCTTTCCTCGATGGAATCGACAACGGCACCGCGCCCGAGACGCGAGCCGAAGACAATATCCGCAGCCTGGCCATGGTGATGGGAGCGATCGAAAGCGCCCGCACCGGCCAGCGTGTCATGATCAGGGAAGGATGA
- a CDS encoding substrate-binding domain-containing protein, with product MKGIKHLARHLDISIGTVSRALNGKPDVNPETRKRVLEAAEELGYVANQSGRALRQGRTGVIGFMMQTGTEITGQGDTFFMSVFDGVQAVFERHKLDLVALLCSSEEDPHDYLRRMVSRGFADGVIISATRRHDPRIEFLAKRKIPFVTLGRSLTDAGQSWLDLDFEGMAEASIDRLVAQGHRRIAVTRPHDDMNLGYVFVDKCREAMARHGLTLDDDLVFRSTPNEAGGYQIARGVLANPDRPTAIVLVNEAIAIGLYRGLEEAGVKPGRDIAVIGRYSPHASFLSPPLTCFRLSLRDLGVALAEALLANIPDYANTYAQASPRRLWPFQLVAGESDTFTLPG from the coding sequence ATGAAGGGCATAAAGCACCTTGCCCGCCATCTCGATATCTCCATCGGCACGGTCTCGCGTGCGCTCAACGGCAAGCCGGATGTCAATCCGGAAACCCGCAAGCGCGTGCTGGAGGCGGCTGAAGAGCTTGGCTATGTCGCCAACCAGTCCGGCCGCGCGCTGCGGCAGGGCCGAACCGGCGTCATCGGCTTCATGATGCAGACCGGCACCGAGATCACCGGCCAGGGCGACACGTTCTTCATGAGCGTGTTCGACGGCGTGCAGGCGGTGTTCGAGCGTCACAAGCTCGATCTCGTCGCGCTTCTGTGTTCCTCGGAGGAAGACCCGCACGATTATCTCCGCCGCATGGTGTCGCGCGGCTTCGCCGATGGCGTCATCATCTCGGCGACCCGCAGGCACGATCCGCGCATCGAGTTCCTCGCCAAGCGCAAGATCCCGTTCGTGACGCTCGGGCGAAGCTTGACCGATGCCGGCCAATCCTGGCTGGACCTCGATTTCGAAGGCATGGCGGAAGCGTCGATCGACCGCCTCGTCGCCCAGGGCCATCGCAGGATCGCCGTCACCCGGCCGCATGACGACATGAATCTCGGATACGTCTTCGTCGACAAATGCCGCGAAGCGATGGCACGCCACGGGCTGACGCTGGATGACGACCTGGTCTTCCGCTCGACGCCGAACGAGGCCGGCGGCTATCAGATCGCACGCGGCGTGCTGGCAAACCCCGACCGCCCGACGGCCATCGTCCTCGTCAACGAGGCAATCGCGATCGGCCTCTATCGCGGGCTCGAGGAGGCTGGCGTAAAGCCGGGCCGGGATATCGCCGTCATCGGCCGCTACAGCCCGCATGCAAGTTTCCTGTCGCCGCCGCTGACCTGCTTCCGGCTCTCGCTTCGCGACCTCGGTGTGGCACTCGCCGAGGCGCTTCTGGCAAACATACCGGATTATGCCAATACCTACGCGCAGGCATCGCCGCGCCGGCTGTGGCCATTCCAGCTCGTTGCGGGTGAAAGCGATACGTTCACGCTGCCCGGATGA
- a CDS encoding carbohydrate ABC transporter permease → MSETFKNRLMLAIAILLAAIYLFPLYWMYVTTLKSGSAMFATPPSFWPSDPQWGIFGAVWESRQVGRYMWNSLLIASGSVLLIAVLGTGCAYVLARYRNGWIDIGLFLILMLQVLPASLMITPIFVGYSQIGILEYPRLAVIIAIAAKSMPFFVVLVRATFMSVPIELEEAALVDGNSRFGAFFHIALPLARNGILVSAILIFMQAFGEFVYSKSIIQAIEYQPASVGLNSFMGPNTNEWNNIMAFATMYVTPILAIFILLQRRIVSGLTSGALK, encoded by the coding sequence ATGAGCGAGACCTTCAAGAACCGCCTGATGCTGGCGATCGCCATCCTGCTGGCGGCGATCTATCTCTTCCCGCTCTACTGGATGTATGTGACGACGCTGAAAAGCGGCTCGGCGATGTTCGCCACGCCGCCCAGCTTCTGGCCGTCGGACCCGCAATGGGGCATTTTCGGCGCGGTCTGGGAGAGCCGCCAGGTCGGCCGCTATATGTGGAATTCGCTGCTGATCGCGTCGGGCTCGGTGCTGCTGATCGCGGTTCTGGGAACCGGCTGCGCCTATGTGCTGGCGCGCTATCGCAACGGCTGGATCGACATCGGCCTGTTTCTCATATTGATGCTGCAGGTCTTGCCTGCGTCATTGATGATCACGCCGATCTTCGTCGGTTACTCGCAGATTGGCATTCTGGAATATCCGAGACTCGCCGTCATCATCGCGATCGCGGCCAAAAGCATGCCGTTCTTCGTGGTGCTGGTGCGCGCGACCTTCATGAGCGTGCCGATCGAACTCGAAGAAGCCGCACTGGTCGACGGCAATTCCCGCTTCGGCGCCTTCTTCCATATCGCGCTGCCATTGGCGCGAAACGGCATCCTGGTTTCGGCGATCCTGATCTTTATGCAGGCCTTTGGCGAGTTCGTCTATTCGAAGTCGATCATCCAGGCGATCGAATACCAGCCGGCCAGCGTGGGGCTCAATTCCTTCATGGGTCCCAATACGAATGAATGGAACAACATCATGGCGTTTGCCACCATGTATGTGACGCCGATCCTAGCCATCTTCATCCTTCTGCAGCGCCGGATCGTCTCCGGCCTCACATCGGGAGCGCTCAAATGA
- a CDS encoding carbohydrate ABC transporter permease: protein MKRILSSITDGRGFDIGLVAFPLGFLFLMSGLPLIYNVVMSFQEVDMFSLGTFARPFVGFKNYVTLFSQRETWPILGNTALFVISSIAGQFMIGFGLALFFWNGFPGSSWMRGLFLVSWVMPGLVVGAIWNWILSGDFGVLNYFLRETGIISGNIFWRSDPNYSLWAVIIANIWLGTSFNMILLSVGLSGIPKDLYEAAELDGATVWQRFWTITLPMMRSTIGAIISLGLIFTLQQFDLFAAITSGGPNNSSNVTQYWAWDLSFRQYDFAQGATISVIMIIFVMIASVIYVRSTRQEIRG, encoded by the coding sequence ATGAAGAGAATCCTATCGAGCATCACGGACGGACGCGGCTTCGATATCGGCCTCGTGGCCTTTCCGCTCGGCTTCCTGTTTTTGATGTCCGGCCTGCCGCTGATCTACAATGTGGTGATGAGCTTCCAAGAAGTGGACATGTTCTCGCTGGGCACGTTTGCGCGGCCCTTCGTCGGCTTCAAGAACTACGTGACGCTTTTTTCGCAGCGCGAGACATGGCCGATCCTCGGCAATACCGCGCTCTTCGTCATATCCTCGATCGCCGGCCAGTTCATGATCGGCTTCGGGCTTGCGCTGTTCTTCTGGAACGGTTTTCCCGGTTCGAGCTGGATGCGCGGCCTCTTTCTCGTGTCCTGGGTCATGCCCGGTCTCGTCGTCGGTGCGATCTGGAACTGGATCCTGTCGGGCGACTTCGGCGTGCTCAATTATTTCCTGCGCGAAACCGGCATCATATCGGGCAACATCTTCTGGCGCTCCGACCCGAACTACTCTCTCTGGGCGGTGATCATCGCCAACATCTGGCTCGGCACCTCCTTCAACATGATCCTGCTGTCGGTCGGCCTGTCGGGCATTCCCAAAGACCTCTACGAGGCGGCCGAACTCGATGGCGCGACGGTGTGGCAGCGGTTCTGGACCATCACTTTGCCGATGATGCGCTCGACGATCGGGGCCATCATCTCGCTCGGCCTGATCTTCACGCTGCAGCAGTTCGATCTCTTCGCGGCGATCACCTCGGGCGGGCCGAATAATTCGTCCAATGTCACGCAATACTGGGCTTGGGATCTGTCATTCCGGCAATATGATTTCGCCCAAGGCGCGACGATCTCCGTCATCATGATCATATTCGTGATGATCGCCTCGGTCATCTATGTGCGCTCGACGCGCCAGGAGATACGAGGATGA
- a CDS encoding DUF423 domain-containing protein, translating to MSISSNPIFPRITLFLAGLIGACGVIFSAMAAHGDDTHLHSAAATACMAQAPALLGIYIGWEKIRTALIASILIGIGCLLFAGDLIFRTRFGHGLFPMSAPTGGTMMILGWVAVAAGAFFRR from the coding sequence ATGAGCATCTCGAGCAACCCGATCTTTCCACGCATCACGCTGTTTCTCGCCGGCCTGATCGGCGCCTGCGGCGTGATCTTTTCCGCGATGGCAGCGCATGGCGACGACACGCATCTCCATAGCGCTGCGGCCACCGCCTGCATGGCGCAGGCCCCTGCTTTGCTCGGCATCTATATCGGTTGGGAGAAGATTCGCACCGCGCTGATAGCCAGCATCTTGATCGGCATCGGCTGCCTGCTGTTTGCCGGCGACCTCATCTTCCGCACCCGATTCGGCCACGGATTGTTTCCGATGTCGGCACCAACGGGCGGTACGATGATGATATTGGGCTGGGTGGCGGTGGCCGCGGGAGCATTCTTCAGGCGCTGA
- a CDS encoding sugar phosphate isomerase/epimerase, which translates to MSDPAKKIRVGTMVRGNGGKAAERIGQIADMGFESFEPFFWQTTNGQDLAELGKRCVDAIGNRDITISTLGMFGNPLEETTIDLDTLQGWKDCIDNAHHFGATCVAGFTGRIRGKVLTDSLPRYKQVWTDLAKRAEDKGVKIAFENCAMDGNWQTGDWNIAHNPDAWELMFNETPFDNIGLEWEPCHQMVYLIEPIPQIRKWVSKIFHVHGKDATIRWDVIKEHGIFGKEKFVFMRTPGFGDTNWTDVISELRLAGWSGSIDIEGWHDPVYRDALEMTGQVHALNYLKNCRGGDFVTDPQ; encoded by the coding sequence GTGAGCGATCCGGCAAAGAAGATCCGTGTTGGCACCATGGTGCGCGGCAATGGAGGCAAGGCGGCGGAGCGTATCGGCCAGATCGCCGATATGGGTTTCGAGAGCTTCGAGCCGTTCTTCTGGCAGACGACGAATGGCCAGGATCTCGCCGAACTCGGCAAGCGTTGCGTCGATGCCATCGGCAATCGCGACATCACCATTTCGACGCTCGGCATGTTCGGCAATCCGCTCGAGGAAACGACGATCGATCTCGATACGCTGCAGGGCTGGAAGGATTGCATCGACAATGCGCATCATTTCGGCGCGACCTGCGTCGCCGGCTTCACCGGCCGCATCCGCGGCAAGGTGCTGACCGACAGCCTGCCGCGCTACAAGCAGGTCTGGACCGATTTGGCCAAACGCGCCGAAGACAAGGGCGTCAAGATCGCCTTCGAAAACTGCGCCATGGATGGCAACTGGCAGACCGGCGACTGGAACATCGCTCACAACCCGGATGCGTGGGAACTGATGTTCAACGAGACGCCGTTCGACAATATCGGGCTCGAATGGGAGCCCTGCCACCAGATGGTCTATCTGATCGAACCGATCCCGCAGATCCGCAAATGGGTGTCGAAGATTTTCCATGTCCACGGCAAGGACGCCACAATTCGCTGGGATGTGATCAAGGAACACGGGATCTTCGGCAAGGAGAAATTCGTCTTCATGCGGACGCCGGGCTTCGGTGACACCAATTGGACGGACGTGATTTCCGAACTCCGGCTCGCCGGCTGGTCCGGCTCCATCGACATCGAAGGCTGGCACGATCCGGTCTATCGCGATGCGCTTGAAATGACCGGCCAGGTCCATGCGCTCAACTATCTCAAGAATTGCCGGGGCGGGGATTTCGTGACCGACCCGCAATGA
- a CDS encoding group II truncated hemoglobin: MTEETITLYEAIGGDAAVRRLTHRFYELMDALPEAKNCRAIHPPSLEGSEAKLYDYLTGYLGGPPVYVEKHGHPRLRSRHFSAAIGPAERDEWMLCFRRAMEETIDNPKLRDIIWPPIERLAFHMQNKDEGQG; the protein is encoded by the coding sequence ATGACCGAAGAGACGATCACCCTCTACGAAGCCATCGGCGGCGATGCGGCCGTGCGCAGGCTGACCCATCGCTTCTACGAACTGATGGATGCGCTACCGGAGGCGAAAAACTGCCGCGCCATCCATCCGCCCAGCCTCGAAGGCTCGGAGGCCAAGCTCTACGATTACCTGACCGGCTATCTCGGCGGCCCGCCCGTCTATGTCGAGAAACACGGCCATCCGCGCCTGCGTTCGCGCCACTTCAGTGCCGCCATCGGCCCTGCCGAGCGTGACGAATGGATGCTCTGCTTCCGTCGCGCGATGGAAGAAACCATCGACAATCCCAAGCTTCGCGACATCATCTGGCCGCCGATCGAACGGCTCGCCTTCCACATGCAGAACAAGGATGAAGGCCAAGGATGA
- a CDS encoding sugar ABC transporter substrate-binding protein, giving the protein MSIRKFFIAGALALASVSAVGLSAKAEDVKITVWALDRDIQPAPNLVKQFNDLKNGITVEFRQIQFDDVVSEAMRAFSTGQAPDIIAVDNPEHALFSSRGAFLDLTDRIKASQVIKPENYFPGPLKSVMWDDKYFGVPKATNTIALYYNKDMYKAAGLDPNSPPETWDQLVEYARKLTDPSKNVYGLAFSAKASEEGTFQFLPWAQMAGGSYEKINAPGAVKALEVWKTVMDEKLASPDSLTRGQWDSTGTFNSGNAAMAISGPWELDRMMDEAKFDWGVALLPVPEPGAARSSAMGDFNWAIFSNTQHPDEAFKVLEYFVSQDSTMFEKFGQLPARSDITIPATGKKLKDDALKVFLEQLKYAQPRGPHPAWPKISKAIQDAIQGALTGQMSAKDALDQAAEKISAVLG; this is encoded by the coding sequence ATGAGCATCAGGAAATTCTTCATCGCGGGCGCGCTTGCGCTGGCATCCGTTTCCGCCGTCGGGCTTTCCGCCAAGGCGGAAGACGTCAAGATCACCGTCTGGGCGCTCGACCGCGACATCCAGCCGGCGCCCAATCTCGTCAAGCAGTTCAACGACCTCAAGAACGGCATCACGGTGGAATTCCGCCAGATCCAGTTCGACGACGTGGTGAGCGAGGCGATGCGCGCCTTTTCGACCGGTCAGGCACCCGATATCATCGCCGTCGACAATCCCGAACATGCGCTCTTCTCGTCGCGCGGCGCCTTTCTCGACCTGACCGACAGGATCAAGGCTTCGCAGGTCATCAAGCCGGAGAATTATTTCCCCGGGCCGCTGAAATCCGTGATGTGGGACGACAAGTATTTCGGCGTGCCGAAGGCCACCAACACGATCGCGCTCTACTACAACAAGGATATGTACAAGGCGGCCGGCCTCGATCCGAACAGCCCGCCCGAGACATGGGACCAATTGGTCGAATATGCCCGCAAGCTGACCGATCCGTCGAAGAACGTCTATGGTCTGGCGTTCTCGGCGAAAGCAAGCGAAGAGGGCACGTTCCAGTTCCTGCCCTGGGCCCAGATGGCCGGTGGTAGCTATGAGAAGATCAACGCTCCGGGTGCTGTCAAGGCGCTCGAAGTGTGGAAGACCGTCATGGACGAGAAGCTTGCTTCGCCGGATTCGCTGACACGCGGCCAATGGGATTCGACCGGCACGTTCAATTCGGGCAACGCCGCCATGGCGATCTCGGGTCCCTGGGAACTCGACCGCATGATGGACGAGGCGAAGTTCGACTGGGGCGTGGCGCTGCTGCCGGTGCCCGAGCCGGGCGCGGCGCGCTCGTCGGCGATGGGCGATTTCAACTGGGCGATCTTCTCCAATACCCAGCATCCGGATGAGGCCTTCAAGGTGCTGGAATATTTCGTCAGCCAGGACAGCACGATGTTCGAGAAGTTCGGCCAGTTGCCGGCGCGCTCCGACATCACCATTCCGGCGACCGGCAAGAAGCTCAAGGACGACGCACTCAAGGTCTTCCTCGAACAGCTGAAATATGCCCAGCCGCGCGGTCCGCATCCGGCCTGGCCGAAGATCTCCAAGGCGATCCAGGATGCCATCCAGGGCGCGCTGACCGGCCAGATGAGCGCCAAGGATGCGCTCGACCAGGCGGCGGAGAAGATCTCCGCGGTGCTCGGCTGA
- a CDS encoding DUF2325 domain-containing protein, which yields MAKKFNKHKHGNDRPAAAPVQVEVQGKVGLSGRSILYVGGRDCQVAHLRQIASNYGAELIHHDGGLREAVSRIDTVLPSVECVFCPIDCISHDACLRVKTGCKKTGTSFIPLRNGSKSSFERAMHELSERATR from the coding sequence ATGGCGAAGAAATTCAACAAGCACAAGCATGGCAACGATCGCCCGGCGGCGGCACCGGTTCAGGTCGAGGTGCAGGGCAAGGTTGGCCTCAGCGGTCGCTCTATCCTCTATGTCGGTGGGCGCGATTGCCAGGTGGCGCATCTCCGGCAGATCGCATCGAACTACGGTGCCGAACTGATCCATCACGACGGCGGATTGCGCGAGGCGGTCTCGCGGATCGACACCGTTCTGCCCTCGGTGGAATGCGTCTTCTGCCCCATCGACTGTATCAGCCATGATGCCTGCTTGCGGGTGAAGACCGGTTGCAAGAAGACCGGAACCAGCTTCATCCCGCTGCGCAACGGGTCGAAATCCAGCTTCGAGCGGGCAATGCATGAATTGAGCGAAAGGGCGACGCGGTGA